In Dendropsophus ebraccatus isolate aDenEbr1 chromosome 14, aDenEbr1.pat, whole genome shotgun sequence, the following proteins share a genomic window:
- the LOC138772356 gene encoding uncharacterized protein isoform X3 has protein sequence MKAIIVLLLGVFSGFFVVARGSRIIWDSSVPGQPIDPPDLDELISGVRPIRFWRVGNVDVKVLTAAGEALQTPTDVAQESGIIWDSSVPGESWRIDPIDPIDPDEQISGLCPIQFWSVGDDKVLTTAGEALKTPTVVALGYRIIVEPIFRIFSQVIKTDISPIQSERDEDVDDNKVLPTPAGILQTTGG, from the exons ATGAAGGCCATCATCGTTCTTCTCCTTGGGGTCTTCTCCGGCTTCTTTG TTGTTGCTCGGGGAAGCCGCATTATCTGGGACTCCTCTGTTCCAGGACAACCTATCGACCCTCCTGACCTA GATGAACTAATTTCTGGTGTACGTCCTATCCGATTCTGGAGGGTTGGAAATGTTGATGTCAAGGTTTTAACAGCAGCTGGAGAAGCACTCCAAACACCAACAG ATGTTGCTCAGGAAAGCGGCATTATCTGGGACTCCTCTGTTCCAGGAGAATCCTGGAGAATCGACCCTATTGACCCTATTGACCCA GACGAACAAATTTCTGGTCTATGTCCTATCCAATTCTGGAGCGTTGGAGATGACAAGGTTTTAACAACAGCTGGGGAAGCACTCAAAACACCAACAG TTGTTGCTCTGGGATATCGCATTATCGTGGAGCCCATATTTAGAATATTTAGCCAGGTTATCAAAACA GATATATCTCCTATCCAGTCTGAGAGAGATGAAGATGTTGATGACAACAAGGTTTTACCAACACCAGCAGGAATACTCCAAACAACTGGCGGCTGA
- the LOC138772356 gene encoding uncharacterized protein isoform X1, which translates to MSFIVCQVTNLRCILAVYIYPAVTVYICRVCAAELRLYPLISTMKAITVLLLGVFSSFFVVARGSRIIWDSSVPGQPIDPPDLDELISGVRPIRFWRVGNVDVKVLTAAGEALQTPTDVAQESGIIWDSSVPGESWRIDPIDPIDPDEQISGLCPIQFWSVGDDKVLTTAGEALKTPTVVALGYRIIVEPIFRIFSQVIKTDISPIQSERDEDVDDNKVLPTPAGILQTTGG; encoded by the exons ATGTCCTTTATTGTTTGCCAAGTCACCAACCTCcgctgtatcctggctgtatatatatatccagcagtcACTGTATACATATGCAGGGTATGTGCGGCTGAGCTGAGGTTATATCCACTCATCTCCACCATGAAGGCCATCACCGTTCTCCTCCTTGGGGTCTTCTCCAGTTTCTTTG TTGTTGCTCGGGGAAGCCGCATTATCTGGGACTCCTCTGTTCCAGGACAACCTATCGACCCTCCTGACCTA GATGAACTAATTTCTGGTGTACGTCCTATCCGATTCTGGAGGGTTGGAAATGTTGATGTCAAGGTTTTAACAGCAGCTGGAGAAGCACTCCAAACACCAACAG ATGTTGCTCAGGAAAGCGGCATTATCTGGGACTCCTCTGTTCCAGGAGAATCCTGGAGAATCGACCCTATTGACCCTATTGACCCA GACGAACAAATTTCTGGTCTATGTCCTATCCAATTCTGGAGCGTTGGAGATGACAAGGTTTTAACAACAGCTGGGGAAGCACTCAAAACACCAACAG TTGTTGCTCTGGGATATCGCATTATCGTGGAGCCCATATTTAGAATATTTAGCCAGGTTATCAAAACA GATATATCTCCTATCCAGTCTGAGAGAGATGAAGATGTTGATGACAACAAGGTTTTACCAACACCAGCAGGAATACTCCAAACAACTGGCGGCTGA
- the LOC138772356 gene encoding uncharacterized protein isoform X2 — protein sequence MKSITVLLLGVFSSFFVVARGSRIIWDSSVPGQPIDPPDLDELISGVRPIRFWRVGNVDVKVLTAAGEALQTPTDVAQESGIIWDSSVPGESWRIDPIDPIDPDEQISGLCPIQFWSVGDDKVLTTAGEALKTPTVVALGYRIIVEPIFRIFSQVIKTDISPIQSERDEDVDDNKVLPTPAGILQTTGG from the exons ATGAAGTCCATCACTGTTCTCCTCCTTGGGGTCTTCTCCAGCTTCTTTG TTGTTGCTCGGGGAAGCCGCATTATCTGGGACTCCTCTGTTCCAGGACAACCTATCGACCCTCCTGACCTA GATGAACTAATTTCTGGTGTACGTCCTATCCGATTCTGGAGGGTTGGAAATGTTGATGTCAAGGTTTTAACAGCAGCTGGAGAAGCACTCCAAACACCAACAG ATGTTGCTCAGGAAAGCGGCATTATCTGGGACTCCTCTGTTCCAGGAGAATCCTGGAGAATCGACCCTATTGACCCTATTGACCCA GACGAACAAATTTCTGGTCTATGTCCTATCCAATTCTGGAGCGTTGGAGATGACAAGGTTTTAACAACAGCTGGGGAAGCACTCAAAACACCAACAG TTGTTGCTCTGGGATATCGCATTATCGTGGAGCCCATATTTAGAATATTTAGCCAGGTTATCAAAACA GATATATCTCCTATCCAGTCTGAGAGAGATGAAGATGTTGATGACAACAAGGTTTTACCAACACCAGCAGGAATACTCCAAACAACTGGCGGCTGA